From the genome of Clarias gariepinus isolate MV-2021 ecotype Netherlands chromosome 28, CGAR_prim_01v2, whole genome shotgun sequence, one region includes:
- the LOC128516165 gene encoding histone H4 gives MSGRGKGGKGLGKGGAKRHRKVLRDNIQGITKPAIRRLARRGGVKRISGLIYEETRGVLKVFLENVIRDAVTYTEHAKRKTVTAMDVVYALKRQGRTLYGFGG, from the coding sequence ATGTCAGGAAGAGGCAAAGGCGGGAAAGGACTTGGGAAGGGAGGCGCTAAGCGTCACCGTAAGGTTCTTCGCGATAACATCCAGGGAATTACTAAGCCCGCTATTCGCCGTCTGGCGCGTCGTGGTGGGGTGAAGCGTATTTCCGGCCTGATCTACGAGGAGACTCGCGGTGTTCTCAAGGTATTTCTGGAGAACGTCATCCGCGATGCCGTCACCTACACCGAGCATGCTAAGAGGAAGACCGTCACCGCCATGGATGTGGTGTACGCGCTGAAACGCCAGGGACGCACTCTGTACGGCTTCGGCGGTTAA
- the LOC128516170 gene encoding histone H2B-like has product MPEPAKTAPKKGSKKAVTKTAGKGGKKRRKSRKESYAIYVYKVLKQVHPDTGISSKAMGIMNSFVNDIFERIAGESSRLAHYNKRSTITSREIQTAVRLLLPGELAKHAVSEGTKAVTKYTSSK; this is encoded by the coding sequence ATGCCTGAGCCAGCCAAGACCGCCCCCAAGAAGGGCTCGAAGAAAGCCGTGACCAAGACCGCCGGCAAAGGAGGTAAGAAGCGCAGAAAGTCCAGGAAGGAGAGCTACGCCATCTACGTGTACAAAGTCCTGAAGCAGGTTCACCCCGACACCGGCATTTCGTCCAAGGCGATGGGAATTATGAATTCGTTCGTTAACGACATCTTTGAGCGCATTGCCGGTGAGTCCTCTCGTCTGGCTCACTACAACAAACGCTCCACCATCACTTCCAGGGAGATCCAGACCGCCGTGCGCCTGTTGCTGCCCGGTGAGTTGGCCAAGCACGCCGTGTCCGAGGGCACCAAGGCCGTGACCAAATACACCAGCTCCAAGTAA
- the LOC128516148 gene encoding histone H2A-like yields MSGRGKTGGKARAKAKTRSSRAGLQFPVGRVHRLLRKGNYAERVGAGAPVYLAAVLEYLTAEILELAGNAARDNKKTRIIPRHLQLAVRNDEELNKLLGGVTIAQGGVLPNIQAVLLPKKTEKPAKTK; encoded by the coding sequence ATGTCTGGAAGAGGCAAGACCGGCGGAAAAGCCCGGGCTAAGGCCAAGACTCGTTCATCCAGAGCCGGTCTGCAGTTCCCCGTGGGCCGTGTCCACAGGCTCCTCCGTAAAGGGAACTACGCTGAGCGCGTTGGTGCCGGCGCTCCGGTCTATTTGGCCGCTGTGCTGGAGTATCTGACTGCTGAGATTCTGGAGTTGGCTGGTAACGCCGCCCGCGACAATAAGAAGACCCGTATCATTCCCCGGCACCTGCAGCTCGCTGTGCGTAACGATGAGGAGCTGAACAAACTGCTCGGCGGAGTGACCATCGCTCAGGGTGGTGTGCTGCCTAACATCCAGGCTGTGCTTCTGCCCAAGAAGACCGAGAAGCCGGCCAAGACCAAGTAA